One genomic window of Halictus rubicundus isolate RS-2024b chromosome 12, iyHalRubi1_principal, whole genome shotgun sequence includes the following:
- the Sec16 gene encoding endoplasmic reticulum export factor secretory 16 isoform X8 yields the protein MSNPYRARPTRSRVDHNLGYGAHNQNMWNPTGRMQSDVPSNDSVQQQSAVMNQSKQTADPWNNSWNWDFDKQTDNLQQQPPPQEQQQPQHYAPPYKNQGQLISNSIQDHYYQNVNGNKTDSINQNSIPDGNTHGTAGNRQPISNHSDSFPPYLNYPYQQYPPPPRPNSGKSVSLDYDRPQWTNEPQPHQPAPYPQQRSAVQSQEDQAAYSFLAGNNYNWHKSDQMNSLPPNNCQSKVPGDWPDPEMDTEAKHFDDMGNQCLPWPPRNRSNQHLPPAPENITKEHSTNDANNVSNQMNMSASKWSNQNYESVLPNQAQQTQGSTVNNDFNPWPQPISADPLQQWKHSNESHSSQWLQEQQENNNLPEEHLQPDNANVILSNDWQQSRTPAHYSLPNMPPPPPLETGVEPEERKKSVPSLIPNILSKDPAMKASVSKTQLSDSRLNMSSTPETVSTVASSENVSVQENNEFNSVGDLAEWGKNSSPEELPAKLEQMSLGPKTSKHLEHQSESSEALPVPAVSGDVWAQSTAPHATTDHIPGVSSEYAAVAAEHSQPIDNQVNKELSAQSGYQAPSVPSVDNLVQSGYDQWYNQNTLPRSSEYPWYTKDLTRPTKDWSAEQNVENYENIQQPTEFVNLEVVTPSLQERDIYGSRDSINKETLDNDPKPVINPVKETASTRDFRQEVNNVEVPAAQQPTRSLPPLQPEQVPDNYEFASNDRNTFLETGELTDSHQEHEPTPPSQDDENDEVPNDIPFLREVPGQSSSIDPRRNDPTGQEQYVQSAQRLSDPRRNDPSGQEQGLQMRNISDRSERRDIPPGQERSVPMLSRADSDTLERRNDPSGRERSLPPQQSRNDPSGEERHQPQPQIMLESSETREVPGRGNEPEDPNQQTDENLRQIPGGASPNEVAQSSDDRPNGRVVTGSQEVPSTSSGISEQASDSRIKREEAVGASIREAQGASSSSNRRDSYDDENDEGSGNSRDDSRERRRDSSSERRRYEYERKNSYYDREREYEDEYYYDRRRGAETDRPYNGRDEFDRREMPYIQDDRKHHSRDDLDRHPREDIERRNKPKDDLDERDSRRRPPDDRRRDRVDDVRRREREIRDYDPRYPWDRNYVDRDRRRDDRRPRRYDDYDIRDPYYDDPYSRGSRPSSRSSYNDRDRAYYVRSRDPYYGYNGGYPGYDYGAHYASNYYAYIENLRRTNPAAYSEWYHKYYANRHQQQLVSRGVTNYPEDRASVHSGRSSCDDRTTGDKRTLADMSLLEDSTSASARMTPTKFSTSHAYGCFSIGSLIHVLPSYPTDGERAKVDILKLDNLLLHDPVTRDLRAYPGPLIKQVGVTHKKTIIEYCENKIKKAAANEEMADRASYILLYELMIMLIQQNGNVVGVDIAALLLRNKEAYPYELAKKPQDSGRRESVISQRSELGGDGFQSSQDGGAAVSEKPESKPRKSLEQITDEFRNTLLYGLVQEALEYAMNEGLWGHALFLASKLDKRTHASVMTRFANSLPYHDPLQTLYQLHSGRVPAVVTGISDPQWDDWRPHLAMIISNTSSNPDINRRSITILGDTLSARGDIHAAHFCYILSQVDFGAYGASNVKLVLIGANHHKPYNTFLSTEAVMLTEIYEYARNLSEPRFTLVDLQTFKFDLASKMMDHGLIEKALLYIEQIAVNIANEPSKYKKSFICSVYNLGDRIKYHDPVYKDSTDEVITVPWFDNLAEIVSKCYSGEIVENDASGSHAKQESYGSAQAPEMYETKHPLQQLQQQQQAQQWNPPQAEYREGPSSMMDVPSTDVQSEWQPLSLPANIPDTYDQSMQYARNNDESYQQSQQQDYWNQESYYQSNYGSSVANWQQQSAGAPYPPEQGDTDDSQLQEKWNYETETEEKTATPEPPKPAISMTPSTRKQFDPLEELDALETPKTSAKQTATAKKPTEKPAEKKPSNTGGSWIGGLFSKFAPKPKNQMILPDDSNPTGSRGYLW from the exons ATGAGT AATCCCTATAGAGCTAGACCAACAAGGTCTAGAGTAGATCACAATTTAGGATATGGAGCTCATAATCAAAACATGTGGAACCCGACGGGAAGAATGCAATCAGATGTGCCATCCAATGATTCCGTGCAACAACAATCGGCAGTTATGAATCAGTCGAAACAAACAGCAGATCCTTGGAATAATTCATGGAATTGGGACTTTGATAAGCAGACAGACAATTTGCAACAACAACCACCTCCGCAAGAACAGCAACAACCGCAGCATTATGCACCACCATATAAGAACCAAGGGCAGCTGATATCCAATTCCATTCAGGATCATTATTATCAAAACGTTAATGGCAACAAGACTGATTCGATTAATCAGAATTCTATACCAGATGGGAACACGCATGGAACAGCTGGCAACAGACAGCCGATTTCGAACCATTCGGATTCCTTCCCACCTTATTTAAATTATCCGTACCAGCAATACCCACCGCCACCTAGACCCAATTCCGGTAAATCCGTTTCTTTGGATTACGATCGTCCACAATGGACAAACGAGCCCCAACCTCATCAACCTGCTCCATATCCGCAGCAACGATCCGCCGTGCAAAGTCAGGAGGATCAAGCGGCATACAGTTTTCTAGCCGGTAACAATTATAATTGGCACAAGTCGGATCAAATGAACTCGTTGCCGCCGAATAATTGCCAGAGCAAGGTGCCGGGCGATTGGCCGGATCCAGAGATGGACACAGAGGCGAAACATTTCGATGATATGGGTAATCAGTGTCTGCCGTGGCCACCACGAAACAGATCGAATCAGCATCTTCCGCCCGCCCCGGAGAACATTACGAAAGAACATTCCACGAACGATGCGAACAACGTATCGAATCAAATGAACATGTCGGCGTCGAAATGGAGCAATCAAAATTACGAGTCCGTACTGCCCAACCAGGCTCAACAAACGCAAGGTTCCACCGTTAACAACGATTTCAATCCTTGGCCTCAACCGATCAGCGCGGATCCCCTGCAGCAATGGAAGCATTCGAACGAGTCGCACAGTAGCCAATGGTTGCAGGAGCAACAGGAGAACAACAATCTACCAGAAGAGCATCTCCAACCGGACAATGCCAATGTTATTCTTTCGAACGATTGGCAACAAAGTCGCACACCTGCTCACTACTCTTTACCGAACATGCCACCACCGCCGCCTTTAGAAACTGGCGTCGAGCCAGAGGAGAGGAAGAAATCCGTACCCTCGTTAATCCCGAATATCCTCTCGAAAGATCCTGCTATGAAAGCGAGCGTCTCGAAAACACAGTTGTCCGATTCCCGACTCAACATGTCGTCGACTCCCGAAACTGTATCTACCGTTGCAAGTTCTGAAAACGTATCCGTCCAGGAGAACAACGAGTTCAACTCGGTCGGTGACCTGGCGGAATGGGGGAAGAACAGTTCACCTGAGGAACTACCCGCGAAATTGGAACAGATGAGTCTCGGTCCTAAGACCAGCAAACACCTAGAACATCAGAGCGAGTCGTCCGAAGCGCTACCGGTTCCTGCTGTGTCCGGAGATGTATGGGCTCAAAGCACGGCTCCTCATGCTACCACGGATCATATTCCTGGGGTGTCCTCGGAATATGCAGCCGTTGCTGCGGAGCATTCCCAACCTATTGATAATCAGGTGAACAAAGAACTGTCTGCGCAGAGCGGGTATCAGGCACCGAGTGTTCCATCAGTGGACAACTTGGTGCAAAGCGGATACGATCAGTGGTACAATCAGAACACTCTGCCACGGTCCTCGGAGTATCCATGGTATACGAAGGATCTGACCAGGCCGACCAAGGACTGGAGCGCCGAACAGAACGTCGAGAATTATGAGAATATTCAACAGCCTACAGAGTTTGTCAATCTGGAGGTGGTCACGCCGTCGTTGCAGGAACGCGATATTTACGGCTCGAGAGACTCTATAAACAAGGAGACGCTGGATAACGATCCGAAACCGGTTATTAATCCTGTTAAAGAGACTGCGAGCACGCGCGATTTTCGGCAAGAGGTGAACAACGTTGAAGTGCCTGCTGCTCAGCAACCGACACGGTCTCTACCGCCTCTACAACCGGAACAG GTACCGGACAATTACGAGTTCGCATCGAACGATAGGAACACGTTTTTGGAGACCGGAGAGTTAACAGACTCGCATCAGGAGCACGAGCCGACTCCACCGAGCCAGGATGACGAGAACGACGAAGTGCCTAATGATATTCCTTTCCTGCGAGAAGTACCGGGCCAGTCCAGTTCCATAGACCCGCGTAGGAACGATCCAACTGGTCAGGAGCAGTACGTCCAGTCTGCTCAGAGATTGTCGGATCCCAGGAGAAACGATCCTTCGGGCCAGGAGCAGGGTCTGCAAATGAGAAACATCAGCGATAGATCAGAGCGACGCGATATCCCTCCTGGTCAGGAGAGAAGCGTACCGATGCTCTCGCGAGCAGACTCGGACACGTTGGAGCGTAGAAACGATCCATCTGGCAGAGAACGTTCGTTGCCACCTCAACAATCCCGGAACGATCCATCCGGAGAGGAGAGGCATCAGCCACAACCTCAGATCATGTTAGAATCTAGCGAGACGCGAGAAGTTCCTGGCAGGGGCAACGAACCCGAAGACCCTAATCAGCAGACAGACGAGAATCTCAGACAGATACCTGGAGGCGCGTCTCCTAACGAGGTTGCTCAGTCTTCGGACGACAGGCCCAACGGGAGAGTGGTCACGGGCTCCCAGGAAGTTCCTTCTACGAGCT CCGGCATATCGGAGCAAGCCAGCGACTCGAGGATCAAACGCGAGGAAGCCGTGGGTGCGTCGATACGCGAGGCTCAAGGTGCTTCGAGCTCGTCGAATCGCAGAGATTCGTACGACGACGAGAACGACGAGGGATCTGGGAACAGCAGGGACGACAGCAGGGAGAGACGACGCGACAGTAGCTCGGAACGGCGACGATACGAGTACGAACGAAAGAATTCCTATTACGATCGTGAACGTGAATACGAGGACGAGTACTATTATGATCGTCGTCGGGGCGCCGAGACCGATCGACCATACAACGGTCGTGACGAGTTCGATCGTCGGGAAATGCCTTACATACAGGACGATCGGAAGCATCACAGCCGGGACGATTTGGATCGACATCCCCGGGAAGATATCGAGAGACGGAACAAACCTAAAGACGATCTGGATGAACGGGACAGTAGGAGACGGCCGCCCGATGATCGCAGAAGGGACAGGGTCGATGATGTACGTCGGAGGGAGAGGGAGATCCGGGATTACGATCCCCGATACCCTTGGGATCGGAATTACGTTGATCGTGATAGGAGAAGGGACGATAGACGACCGAGACGATACGACGATTACGATATCAGAGATCCTTACTACGATGATCCGTATAGCAGAGG GTCCAGACCATCCAGCAGATCCTCCTACAACGACAGAGACCGAGCGTACTATGTCAGATCGAGGGATCCTTATTATGGTTACAACG GTGGCTATCCTGGATACGATTACGGTGCTCATTACGCCAGCAATTATTACGCGTACATCGAGAATTTACGACGGACGAATCCTGCCGCCTACTCGGAATGGTACCACAAGTACTATGCCAACCGACATCAGCAGCAGCTCGTGTCCCGTGGCGTCACCAATTACCCAGAAGACAGGGCCAGCGTTCACTCGGGCCGTAGCTCTTGCGACGACAG AACAACCGGTGACAAACGAACTTTGGCCGACATGTCTCTGCTCGAGGATTCAACGAGCGCTTCGGCAAGAATGACGCCGACTAAATTCTCCACTTCTCACGCATACG GGTGTTTCTCGATCGGATCTTTGATTCATGTGCTTCCATCTTATCCAACCGACGGTGAAAGAGCCAAGGTGGACATTCTTAAATTGGACAACCTACTCTTGCACGACCCAGTAACGCGTGATTTACGGGCGTATCCTGGACCTTTAATTAAGCAAGT GGGCGTCACGCATAAGAAGACAATTATCGAGTATTGCgagaataaaataaagaaagcaGCGGCGAACGAAGAAATGGCCGATCGTGCCTCGTACATACTTTTGTACGAGCTAATGATCATGCTGATCCAACAGAACGGC AACGTTGTCGGCGTCGACATAGCGGCGTTGTTGCTCAGAAACAAGGAAGCGTATCCTTACGAATTAGCTAAGAAGCCTCAGGATTCGGGAAGAAGAGAGTCGGTGATATCTCAGAGATCAGAACTGGGTGGGGATGGATTTCAGAGCAGCCAAGATGGTGGCGCGGCGGTCTCGGAGAAACCGGAGAGCAAACCGCGGAAAAGCCTCGAGCAAATAACAGACGAATTCCGAAACACATTGCTGTACGGTTTGGTTCAAGAAGCTCTGG AGTACGCTATGAACGAGGGACTTTGGGGGCACGCGCTGTTCCTGGCCAGCAAGCTGGACAAACGCACCCACGCGTCCGTGATGACCCGGTTCGCGAATAGTTTACCGTACCACGACCCGTTGCAAACGTTGTACCAGCTGCACTCTGGTCGCGTGCCCGCGGTCGTCACCGGTATCTCGGATCCACAGTGGGACGATTGGCGGCCCCATTTGGCTATGATCATCTCCAACACGTCCTCGAACCCGGACATTAACCGTCGCTCGATCACCATTCTCGGGGATACGTTATCCGCGCGAGGAGACATCCACGCCGCTCACTTCTGCTACATCCTCTCGCAGGTCGACTTCGGAGCGTACGGGGCGAGCAACGTAAAGCTGGTGCTGATAGGCGCGAACCACCATAAACCGTACAACACGTTCCTCTCGACGGAAGCGGTGATGCTCACGGAGATCTACGAGTACGCGAGAAACCTGAGCGAGCCGAGATTCACGTTGGTCGATCTGCAGACTTTCAAGTTCGATCTCGCTTCGAAGATGATGGATCACGGTCTGATCGAGAAAGCGTTGTTGTACATAGAACAGATCGCTGTGAACATCGCCAACGAGCCGTCCAAGTACAAGAAGTCGTTCATCTGCTCGGTGTACAATCTCGGGGACAGGATCAAGTACCATGACCCGGTCTACAAGGACTCCACCGACGAAGTTATCACTGTACCGTGGTTCGACAATTTAGCTGAGATTGTTAGCAAGTGCTAT TCTGGGGAAATAGTCGAGAACGATGCCTCGGGATCGCACGCGAAGCAGGAGTCGTACGGTAGCGCGCAAGCTCCGGAAATGTACGAGACGAAGCACCCGCTTCAGCAGCTCCAACAACAGCAACAAGCCCAACAATGGAACCCGCCTCAAGCGGAGTACAGAGAGGGTCCGTCGTCGATGATGGACGTTCCCTCGACCGACGTGCAATCAGAATGGCAACCTCTGTCCTTGCCGGCGAATATTCCGGACACGTACGACCAGTCCATGCAATACGCGAGAAACAACGACGAATCTTACCAACAGTCGCAGCAGCAAGATTATTGGAACCAAGAGTCCTACTACCAGAGCAATTACGGAAGCAGCGTTGCTAATTGGCAGCAGCAATCAGCCGGTGCTCCGTATCCCCCGGAACAAGGTGACACCGACGATTCTCAGCTACAGGAAAAATGGAACTATGAG ACGGAAACAGAAGAAAAAACAGCCACTCCTGAA CCGCCGAAGCCGGCGATCTCGATGACCCCGTCGACGAGGAAGCAGTTCGACCCGCTCGAGGAGTTGGACGCGTTGGAGACACCGAAGACATCCGCCAAGCAGACAGCCACTGCCAAGAAACCAACGGAGAAACCGGCCGAGAAGAAACCGTCGAACACCGGAGGCTCATGGATCGGCGGCCTGTTCAGCAAGTTCGCACCGAAACCGAAGAACCAAATGATTCTGCCCGATGACAGTAATCCAACG GGCTCACGCGGGTACTTGTGGTAG